The Bacteroidales bacterium nucleotide sequence TAGCAGATATTATGCAAATAAATTTTGGTGAAATACAATTACCTCCAAGATATGTTCAAATTGATATTAAAGAGTTCTGTGATAATCATAATTTAAAGTTGACTATCATAGAATAGCATTATCATTTACCCCTTAGCAGGTATAGAAAGCCTTTATATTTGCCTCCCCTGAACACTTTTTTATCCCAACCAACTGCTTCTATAATATAGTAGTAAACCCCATCGGGGGCATCGGCTTTATTCCCATTTATCTGACCATTCCATCCCTCCCATGTTTTTGGGTTTCCTGAATATTTGTAAACAAGCGTTCCTCCTTTACTGAAAATAAAAATATTAAACGTTTTTATTGAGCTTATATTTACAACTGGTTCTTTGAGTTTAAAAAAATCATTTACACCATCGCCATTCGGTGAAAAAACGTTTGGAATAGCATCCGATTTTATTGTAGACGTATCAACCTGAGCAAATAAAGTCATTGTATCCCTACAACCAGTACTAACTTTTACTGCAATATGCTCAATAGGATATTTCCCGGGTATCATCTTTTCGGGAGTTGGGTAAGCATCAATTCGTTCAGTAAACAATAAACTATCGCGCCAAACAATGCTATCGCCACCGTGTTTAAAGAGTTTTTCATCGTTTAAAATACGCCAGTAAATTGAATCGGAATTTATCGATTTGCTTTCCAACTTCATTTTTAAAGGTGCTTCTCCCTCTGGTTCTGTGCCACCATCCTTCCAAGCTCCATCAACTTCAGTGAAAACTGAAAAATCTGCCTTAGGTGCTTTTCCAATTAGAATAGATGTTTCATAAGTAAGAATCCTTCCAAAGGGATTTGAAATCCGAATATCATACTTAGAATCGTAAAGTGGTGCAGTATTCTGTATCAACAAAAATAAGGTTGACGAGGAAGTAAAGGTTACTAGAGAATTACTTGCATGCCAAATAATGTTTTTGAAGTAATCAGTCCCCAACTTATTAATCTCGGGATGAACGGGTGTTTTAGATAAATCCCAATAGGTGAAATAATCGTAAGCAATAGCGTATTTGCTCGGTTGTAATTTTGTATCCAAAGATAGAAATGTACAATTATTGTCTATTTCGATATTGCTAATAATCACATCATCAATCATTACCCAACATGTATATACCTCGGTGACATTATCGGAGATTCTAGTAATCGATACCCTATAACCACCCCTGCTAAGGTTTGTAAGATTGGATTCCGTAACACCATTTTCAGTGGCAAATTGCACGAATGGATTAACCACATTGGGGTTAGCCTCATCAAATTTATACCATATAAAGTTTGAATTTGCGCCATTTGAGAATTTCGCTTTTAATGATCCTTTTTTAGGAGATGCAATAGATGAAAAGAAAACGTATACAGAATCCTGTTTTGCATTATTCGCAAGGTATTGTGTTAAACCCGCCCAATCTCTTACTGGCGAGTTAAGTTGAGCAGTAGAAATATTTGAAATGATTAGCAAAAATGCTAGTATTTGTATGCTAAATAGGGTTTTATTTTTTTTCATTCCTGTAAATCAAATAAGACACAATATTAACAAATAAATGTGAATTAGAAGTTGTTGGATGAACGTTGCTTGTTTATTGTAATCAGCAAAAAATATCATTCGTCATTACATAATCTCAATTCCTCTTTTAACTCCTAGCAATTGTAATAAACACTATTAAACCTCGATTATTGTAGGCAGCTAAAATAATGTTAACAACAAATTATCTCATTGTTTGCTATAACGAATAGCTGCTTGTACATTTGTTGGCTTATAAAAATAACGAAAGGGTATATATAGTGCAATTCCTTGATGAATTAAGTGATGTGCAGCGAGAGGCGGTTATGACTACCGAAGGGCCGAGCCTTATTATTGCCGGAGCGGGATCTGGGAAGACTAGAGTTCTCACATTTAGAATTGCAAATTTACTCACACAGGGTGCTCCTCCGTGGTCAATCCTTGCATTGACCTTTACCAATAAGGCAGCCAGAGAGATGAAGGAACGCATTGCCAAGATTGTTGGCGAAAGCACTGCTTCTCAGCTTTGGATGGGAACTTTTCACTCAATGTTTCTAAAGATATTGAAGTATGAGGCAGATAAATTGGGCTATTCAAAAACCTTCTCAATTTACGATACAACCGATTCGAAAAATCTTGTTAGCTCAATAATAAAGGAGTTAAATCTTGATACTCAGATTTATAAAAACGGAGAGGTTTTTAGTAGGATTTCATCAGCTAAGAATAACCTAATTACTCCACAAGCATACGCTTCGAACACCAATCTAGTTGCTTTTGATAGACAAAATCGCAAACCCGAAATTGCCCGAATTTATGCACTTTATGCACAACGATGCTTCAAGGCATCGGCTATGGACTTTGACGATTTACTGCTTAACACGAATATACTTTTTCGAGATTTTCCAGATGTATTGGCAAAGTATCAACAAAAATTTAAGTTTATTCTTGTTGATGAGTATCAAGATACCAACTACTCACAATATTTAATTGTAAAGAAACTAGCTTCGCAGCATAATAATGTTTGCGTTGTTGGTGATGATGCTCAAAGTATTTACTCATTTAGAGGTGCTAAAATTGAAAATATCCTTAATTTTAGAAACGACTACCCTAGCTACAAGTTTTTTAAGCTAGAGGAAAATTATCGATCCACACAGAATATTGTAAATGCTGCAAACAGTATAATTTCAAAAAATAGTCGGCAGATTAAAAAGGTATCCTTTTCCTCAAAAGAGGAAGGCGATAAGATTAAAGTTTTAAAAGCCTTTACCGATCAAGAGGAGGGTTATATAGTTGCCTCGGAGATATTGAATATTCAATATCGCGAGCATGCTCCTAGCAAGGACTTTGCTATTCTATATCGCACCAATGCTCAATCGAGAATATTTGAGGAGGCATTGCGGAAACGCAATATTCCCTATAGGGTTTATGGAAGTTTATCATTTTACCAACGAAAGGAAGTAAAGGATATCCTAGCTTATTACCGCTTATCAATAAACCCCAGCGATGATGAGGCTTTAAAAAGGATTATCAACTACCCCACCCGGGGTATAGGCAATACAACAATGGAGCATATTGCCGAGGTGGCCAATGCTAAAAATCAAAGTATCTGGGTAACGTTAGAG carries:
- a CDS encoding gliding motility-associated C-terminal domain-containing protein, whose product is MKKNKTLFSIQILAFLLIISNISTAQLNSPVRDWAGLTQYLANNAKQDSVYVFFSSIASPKKGSLKAKFSNGANSNFIWYKFDEANPNVVNPFVQFATENGVTESNLTNLSRGGYRVSITRISDNVTEVYTCWVMIDDVIISNIEIDNNCTFLSLDTKLQPSKYAIAYDYFTYWDLSKTPVHPEINKLGTDYFKNIIWHASNSLVTFTSSSTLFLLIQNTAPLYDSKYDIRISNPFGRILTYETSILIGKAPKADFSVFTEVDGAWKDGGTEPEGEAPLKMKLESKSINSDSIYWRILNDEKLFKHGGDSIVWRDSLLFTERIDAYPTPEKMIPGKYPIEHIAVKVSTGCRDTMTLFAQVDTSTIKSDAIPNVFSPNGDGVNDFFKLKEPVVNISSIKTFNIFIFSKGGTLVYKYSGNPKTWEGWNGQINGNKADAPDGVYYYIIEAVGWDKKVFRGGKYKGFLYLLRGK
- a CDS encoding UvrD-helicase domain-containing protein, coding for MVQFLDELSDVQREAVMTTEGPSLIIAGAGSGKTRVLTFRIANLLTQGAPPWSILALTFTNKAAREMKERIAKIVGESTASQLWMGTFHSMFLKILKYEADKLGYSKTFSIYDTTDSKNLVSSIIKELNLDTQIYKNGEVFSRISSAKNNLITPQAYASNTNLVAFDRQNRKPEIARIYALYAQRCFKASAMDFDDLLLNTNILFRDFPDVLAKYQQKFKFILVDEYQDTNYSQYLIVKKLASQHNNVCVVGDDAQSIYSFRGAKIENILNFRNDYPSYKFFKLEENYRSTQNIVNAANSIISKNSRQIKKVSFSSKEEGDKIKVLKAFTDQEEGYIVASEILNIQYREHAPSKDFAILYRTNAQSRIFEEALRKRNIPYRVYGSLSFYQRKEVKDILAYYRLSINPSDDEALKRIINYPTRGIGNTTMEHIAEVANAKNQSIWVTLEQIDSDNAGLKSGAIKKLKDFIGMMRQFQSSVFNVDAYESAYAIAMGTGTIRDLKEDKSFEGIARFQNIEELLNSIKEFTESQKKEGVTDIITLADYMENVSLLTDADTQKPEDRDKVTVMTIHSAKGLEFNYVFLTGVEEDLFPSKMTVSTPDELEEERRLFYVAITRAAKKATISYAQTRYKWGNLTHCVPSRFISEIDPEWVDMPGDINAPAETSNSMTSAKNPRFGSNQKSGLNITPIPQSEKRDQNSGGLYRNPSINKRDDDAGDTCDPSSIVTGVQVSHERFGNGKVINVEGEGQNRKATVFFQSAGQKQLLLKFARLKIIG